From a region of the Candidatus Micropelagos thuwalensis genome:
- a CDS encoding SDR family NAD(P)-dependent oxidoreductase: protein MTIKYDYSGYRILVTGGTSGIGLSAAHMYHEAGADVVITGTKAPENYDVDLSAFSFKQMDLEDNASIDAVAKEVSAEGGLDVLVNNAGLAFASQGLDEHDPDIFARAVQMHLTGVYRLSHGLVDRLADSKLPGGGAIVNIASVTSFMGVDLTLGYGAAKTGILGLIRGMAVDLGKRNIRVNAVAAGLTQTGMTSIMFDNPEWIDPTLRRTPLLRLGKPEDIAGAVLFVSSSAAQWMTGQAIVIDGGYTIFG, encoded by the coding sequence ATGACAATAAAATATGACTATAGTGGTTATCGTATTCTGGTAACCGGAGGTACAAGCGGTATCGGCTTGTCGGCGGCGCACATGTATCATGAAGCTGGGGCGGATGTGGTGATTACCGGTACAAAAGCACCGGAAAATTATGATGTCGATTTATCTGCCTTTAGCTTCAAACAAATGGACTTGGAAGATAATGCAAGTATTGATGCGGTTGCAAAAGAAGTTTCAGCGGAAGGCGGGCTGGATGTTCTGGTTAATAATGCCGGTCTGGCATTTGCTTCTCAAGGGCTGGATGAGCATGACCCGGACATATTTGCCCGTGCCGTTCAAATGCATCTGACAGGCGTTTATCGCCTCTCTCATGGCCTTGTGGATAGGCTTGCCGATAGCAAACTGCCCGGTGGGGGTGCGATTGTGAATATTGCTTCCGTGACTTCTTTTATGGGTGTTGATCTTACGCTCGGCTATGGTGCAGCTAAAACCGGAATTTTAGGACTTATTCGTGGCATGGCGGTTGATCTGGGAAAGCGCAATATTCGTGTTAATGCCGTTGCAGCGGGGCTGACCCAAACGGGCATGACCTCCATTATGTTTGATAATCCAGAGTGGATTGATCCGACACTGCGCCGCACGCCTTTACTAAGACTCGGTAAGCCTGAGGACATTGCTGGCGCTGTGTTGTTTGTTTCTAGTTCTGCCGCGCAATGGATGACCGGTCAGGCAATTGTCATTGATGGCGGCTACACGATTTTTGGTTAA
- a CDS encoding porin family protein, protein MRFSSKLRQLICYAVLLLTPEIVDGGGIDISDRAKSSIVNVNSAYTDSDLLDPQSSSPPSQMGIFTQVLGDPGNLELNFLLFKKQLAENNVKGATATLERVLLTDPKSKLARVMYAQLKLRMGNRTEGLRNLNQIVQDETASDDMRRNAASLRDGIKRTEQMNVRGTPRKKFVSRFKLGGGIAENALGSSEETQITFFDNDFLNSVPNIDENFTTVQLDVTYTPEFNLGDDEFLQFYVSNQIKDFNDLNRYDLSLTTLGMSYSKGLGENNTKTLGFSASITDINLSWHNYAKIYNLTANLKLPMTEAFSFIPVVAATRSVHGFHPDIAINNGNTGWSYKAGLGAEYRKESFFISLQPSLTQLDKNDKLNNYDQEQIAFVAGRKFEQILISGRLFRSHRKYELADPFISSMRKRKDRMTEYSASLFWTPKALQQNRLVPQLELSIFHKETRSNLPNFSKETTDFTLSMSWVF, encoded by the coding sequence ATGCGTTTTTCCTCTAAATTGAGACAGCTGATATGCTACGCTGTTTTACTTCTCACGCCTGAAATTGTTGATGGCGGTGGTATCGACATTAGTGATAGAGCCAAAAGTAGCATCGTTAATGTTAACAGCGCTTATACTGATAGCGACCTATTAGACCCTCAAAGCTCAAGCCCACCCTCACAAATGGGTATTTTCACGCAGGTATTGGGCGACCCCGGCAATCTGGAACTGAATTTTCTGTTGTTTAAGAAACAACTTGCCGAAAATAATGTCAAAGGTGCAACCGCAACCTTGGAGCGAGTTTTGTTGACTGACCCGAAAAGTAAACTGGCACGGGTTATGTATGCTCAGTTGAAATTACGTATGGGCAACCGGACGGAGGGTTTAAGAAACCTTAACCAGATTGTGCAAGACGAAACGGCATCAGATGATATGCGAAGAAATGCAGCTTCTCTCAGAGACGGTATAAAGCGCACCGAACAAATGAATGTTCGTGGTACACCTCGTAAGAAATTTGTCTCGAGATTTAAACTAGGGGGCGGAATTGCCGAAAACGCGCTTGGCTCTTCTGAGGAAACCCAAATTACTTTTTTTGATAATGACTTCCTGAATAGCGTCCCTAATATAGATGAAAACTTCACGACTGTTCAGCTTGATGTCACCTACACGCCAGAATTTAATCTCGGCGATGATGAATTTCTGCAATTCTATGTCTCCAATCAAATAAAGGATTTCAACGATTTAAATCGCTATGATTTATCTTTGACGACTTTAGGCATGAGCTACAGCAAAGGTCTGGGTGAAAACAACACTAAAACCCTGGGGTTTTCTGCCAGCATCACAGATATTAATTTGAGTTGGCATAATTATGCGAAGATTTATAATCTCACCGCCAACCTAAAATTACCAATGACAGAAGCTTTTTCGTTTATACCTGTTGTAGCGGCAACGCGCTCTGTTCACGGCTTTCATCCCGACATCGCTATAAATAATGGCAATACCGGTTGGAGCTATAAGGCCGGGCTTGGTGCCGAATATAGAAAAGAAAGCTTTTTCATCAGTCTCCAGCCGTCACTGACTCAACTGGATAAAAACGACAAACTTAATAATTATGATCAGGAACAAATTGCATTTGTTGCCGGACGCAAGTTTGAACAAATTCTTATCTCAGGTCGTTTATTTCGGTCTCATCGGAAATATGAATTGGCTGACCCGTTCATCTCATCCATGCGCAAACGCAAAGACCGAATGACAGAATATTCAGCTAGCTTGTTCTGGACACCGAAAGCTCTTCAACAAAACAGACTGGTGCCGCAATTAGAACTCAGTATCTTTCATAAAGAGACGAGATCAAACCTGCCGAATTTCTCCAAAGAGACCACTGACTTTACTTTATCCATGTCTTGGGTGTTTTAA
- a CDS encoding nuclear transport factor 2 family protein has protein sequence MLENLVFGNPIEGTPPSSDHVRSVLNEYCKCLSEGDVDGILNLFDPEARFFDPVGEPPRVGHNQIREFFEPSAGQLVLRPEGAIRVAGFYAAVGMRARVHGYGPEFFVDTLDAVVFNEAGKMTHFYAFWGSSNNPSPDTNWPPQQGWDNS, from the coding sequence ATGTTGGAAAATCTGGTTTTTGGAAACCCCATTGAAGGAACACCCCCGTCATCTGATCATGTGAGATCTGTTCTTAATGAATATTGTAAATGTCTTTCTGAGGGTGATGTGGATGGGATTTTAAATTTATTTGATCCGGAGGCGCGTTTTTTTGATCCGGTTGGCGAACCGCCGCGTGTTGGGCATAACCAAATTAGAGAGTTTTTTGAACCGAGTGCCGGTCAATTAGTGTTGCGTCCTGAAGGGGCGATTAGGGTTGCAGGGTTTTACGCAGCCGTAGGGATGCGGGCGCGTGTGCACGGCTATGGACCTGAGTTTTTTGTCGATACGCTGGATGCAGTTGTCTTCAATGAAGCGGGTAAGATGACGCATTTCTATGCGTTCTGGGGGAGCAGTAATAATCCATCGCCTGACACGAACTGGCCACCCCAACAGGGTTGGGATAATAGTTGA